One genomic window of Armatimonadota bacterium includes the following:
- a CDS encoding MFS transporter has product MKEYTGYKRLATIAAFASMFACAIIATIVPAAIMEIKRTYGVSVTQLGWIFRLFMFAFLAAVIVGGHYGDRIGKMPPIAFGNVCMAVGMIIFARADSFNMALVAITIAGIGAGLTEGLGTALVADLYMGAKRRAMTNFGQVAFAAGAVIGPAATARMLRAGIGWRAAFQDSAGICILAGLAAIATLAFYKEKPINGDNEGGDWRTLIKDPLVIWLGLGIMLYVSAESGTANWLATFLTSDIKAAAPVAAASVAVFWLGTGAGRVSAAKVSKRISDVKLIGASLILASICEAILLSTHTVAVSMTMIFLFGLCMGPVWPTIMSCAGGAYPSQSGGVIGILAAAGSLGSAIVGPLVGRVADSSSMRCALCMCLAALLINAFLFARLRKRLG; this is encoded by the coding sequence GATATAAACGACTTGCAACCATAGCTGCGTTTGCGAGCATGTTTGCATGTGCAATTATAGCGACCATTGTCCCGGCAGCCATTATGGAGATAAAGCGCACCTATGGCGTCTCGGTAACCCAACTCGGATGGATATTCCGGCTGTTTATGTTTGCGTTTCTGGCTGCGGTTATAGTCGGCGGCCATTATGGAGATCGCATCGGCAAAATGCCTCCCATTGCTTTCGGAAACGTGTGCATGGCTGTCGGGATGATTATCTTTGCTCGTGCGGATAGTTTCAATATGGCACTAGTGGCGATTACTATCGCCGGTATCGGCGCGGGTCTTACAGAGGGTTTGGGGACTGCACTCGTCGCCGATTTATATATGGGCGCGAAGCGCAGGGCTATGACCAATTTCGGCCAGGTGGCATTTGCAGCCGGTGCGGTCATTGGTCCTGCCGCAACAGCGCGTATGCTGAGAGCCGGTATCGGTTGGCGAGCAGCTTTTCAGGACTCTGCCGGGATATGCATTCTGGCAGGCTTGGCAGCAATTGCAACATTAGCCTTTTATAAAGAAAAGCCGATCAACGGCGACAATGAAGGCGGCGACTGGCGCACGCTTATCAAAGACCCGCTTGTGATCTGGCTCGGCCTAGGTATTATGCTCTATGTAAGCGCCGAGTCAGGGACTGCAAACTGGCTGGCTACTTTTCTTACCTCAGATATAAAAGCGGCAGCTCCGGTGGCGGCGGCCTCAGTAGCCGTATTCTGGTTAGGCACAGGAGCAGGAAGAGTATCTGCAGCAAAAGTATCGAAGCGTATTTCAGATGTAAAGCTGATCGGAGCCAGCCTGATTCTTGCCTCTATATGCGAGGCGATTTTGTTGAGCACACATACTGTCGCTGTGTCTATGACCATGATCTTCCTGTTCGGATTGTGTATGGGGCCGGTATGGCCTACAATTATGAGCTGTGCAGGCGGCGCTTATCCGTCGCAATCGGGCGGGGTAATTGGAATACTTGCGGCTGCTGGCTCACTGGGCAGCGCTATAGTTGGCCCGCTTGTCGGTCGTGTCGCAGACTCATCCAGCATGCGATGCGCGCTGTGCATGTGTCTTGCGGCACTGCTGATTAATGCTTTTCTTTTTGCGCGGCTCAGAAAGCGCCTGGGCTGA
- a CDS encoding MATE family efflux transporter translates to MNNARRPNAASEIIISGRVWSAVWYLAWPTAVNTIIQTAYNIINRMFVGRLPDATDALAAVGIGGAALMVQFAFTIGLSVGASALVARFLGAQQYSDADETTRQSLILSVVGGVVTAIPLMLWPHYLVSLIGAKDGVIGLSGSYSAIVAYSSIPMFLYMTITSVLRSAGDVRSPLYAGAAVIAINVLFDWLLIFGIGPFPMLGVKGAAISTGISRIFGMVIMFWFLRRSVLRESMSHFKPHMGWFARIMRIGWPAMIQNVLWTSAAVVFIKILAMLPGYQGTLAQAGYTVAITIESLAFMPGAAFGMAATPLVGQNLGAGRLDRAEHSAWIATWQAVAIMSAVAAVFIAAPGYLARMFTQEASLIPIIVAYLRINAVSEPFLAVNMVLRGALQGAGETRIPAWITFFTSYVIRLPLAWALAVPLGMGSTGAWIGMATSTVISGIWVASWFKWGDWRQIQI, encoded by the coding sequence ATGAACAACGCGCGCAGACCCAACGCCGCCAGCGAGATAATTATATCCGGGCGAGTCTGGAGCGCAGTGTGGTATCTGGCCTGGCCGACAGCCGTCAATACCATTATCCAGACCGCATATAACATAATCAACCGCATGTTTGTAGGCAGGCTCCCTGATGCCACTGATGCGCTTGCGGCAGTCGGGATCGGCGGAGCGGCCTTGATGGTCCAGTTCGCGTTCACCATTGGTCTATCTGTCGGCGCATCCGCCTTGGTTGCAAGGTTCCTGGGTGCGCAGCAGTATTCAGATGCCGATGAGACTACAAGGCAATCGCTCATACTCTCAGTAGTAGGCGGGGTTGTGACGGCGATCCCGTTGATGCTTTGGCCGCATTATCTGGTCAGCCTGATAGGCGCTAAAGACGGCGTTATCGGCCTGTCGGGGAGCTATAGCGCTATCGTTGCGTATTCATCCATCCCGATGTTCCTCTACATGACTATAACGTCTGTGCTGCGCAGCGCGGGTGATGTCAGGAGCCCTCTCTATGCCGGCGCAGCAGTGATTGCTATTAATGTGCTCTTCGACTGGCTGTTAATCTTCGGAATAGGTCCATTCCCTATGCTGGGTGTTAAGGGTGCGGCGATTTCGACCGGTATATCCCGCATCTTCGGTATGGTCATTATGTTCTGGTTCCTGCGCCGCTCTGTGCTCAGAGAATCTATGAGCCACTTCAAGCCACATATGGGGTGGTTTGCCCGGATTATGAGAATAGGATGGCCTGCCATGATCCAGAATGTGCTCTGGACCTCCGCCGCGGTAGTGTTTATTAAAATCCTGGCGATGCTGCCCGGCTATCAGGGCACGCTTGCGCAGGCGGGCTATACAGTCGCCATAACTATTGAGTCTCTTGCATTTATGCCCGGGGCAGCTTTCGGCATGGCCGCTACTCCACTGGTCGGTCAAAACCTTGGGGCAGGCAGGCTGGATCGAGCCGAACACAGCGCATGGATTGCAACATGGCAGGCTGTGGCGATTATGTCGGCTGTGGCGGCGGTCTTTATTGCAGCGCCGGGTTATCTTGCCCGGATGTTCACCCAGGAGGCGTCACTGATCCCGATAATTGTAGCCTACCTTAGGATAAACGCGGTTTCGGAACCTTTTCTGGCGGTCAACATGGTGCTGCGGGGAGCGCTGCAGGGAGCTGGCGAAACCCGCATCCCCGCATGGATTACTTTCTTCACAAGTTATGTGATCCGGCTGCCGCTGGCATGGGCTTTGGCCGTACCGCTGGGCATGGGAAGCACGGGAGCCTGGATAGGAATGGCAACATCAACGGTAATATCGGGCATATGGGTTGCGTCATGGTTTAAGTGGGGCGACTGGCGTCAGATACAGATCTGA
- a CDS encoding TolC family protein, whose protein sequence is MTRFSLYTRFTIAALSLIVTFVSGTVFSDEMPDKLSLTDAVAMALQSNASLQSARDSRLNSLSSLRIANIKTSINLGTTSYFEQNSYDKSSSSQLFGNARYENLAGTQASLNLTPMASGDDDNTVSLSLKHPLGKGRGLLSSKAIEVIGARNSASIEEKQLYLTTQSTVQSVVQKYYGAVLAREQVKVQEQAVTIAKAVADGAKKRAAEGLVAEIEASRAEIRVAQTENELNVQKQAAEAALDSLMIALGSGIGKKPELIEPIPEPSSIGNLPDLAAAMEEALKNRAELDVYDTELSELSRTLAIAQDNLKPGLDLVASFYSSSDDTGLLSHSIWDAGNLTAGLEYSVPLDKRSLVERHSIAETNLQTKRRMRVYEMEQIAQQVREAYRDLQRANTTVDIYGQNLAVAEDNLRMAQIRVDEGLTDNQEVLNAQEALTQVQNSLISAKVSLYLAAVNLKCAMGEDLTIMGVK, encoded by the coding sequence ATGACCCGATTTTCCTTGTATACTCGCTTTACTATTGCAGCACTCTCCCTTATTGTCACTTTTGTAAGCGGAACTGTTTTTAGCGATGAAATGCCGGATAAGCTCTCGCTGACGGATGCAGTCGCCATGGCTCTTCAAAGCAATGCGAGTTTGCAGAGCGCCAGAGACTCACGCTTAAACTCACTGTCAAGCCTCAGAATTGCCAACATCAAGACGAGCATCAATCTAGGTACCACATCATATTTCGAGCAAAATTCATATGACAAGAGCAGTTCAAGCCAGCTTTTTGGAAATGCTAGATATGAGAACTTAGCCGGCACCCAGGCATCTCTGAACTTGACTCCAATGGCATCAGGTGATGATGATAACACTGTGTCGCTTTCGCTTAAGCACCCATTGGGAAAGGGCAGAGGATTACTCTCTTCGAAGGCCATTGAAGTTATTGGAGCACGTAACAGCGCGTCTATAGAGGAAAAGCAGTTATACCTCACCACTCAATCGACTGTGCAATCGGTTGTCCAGAAATATTACGGCGCAGTGCTTGCACGCGAGCAGGTCAAAGTGCAGGAGCAGGCGGTGACAATCGCCAAGGCAGTAGCGGATGGAGCAAAAAAGCGCGCAGCCGAGGGACTCGTCGCTGAGATCGAGGCATCGCGGGCTGAGATAAGAGTCGCCCAAACCGAGAATGAGCTAAATGTGCAAAAGCAGGCGGCTGAAGCCGCTCTCGACTCACTGATGATCGCACTCGGCTCCGGTATTGGAAAAAAGCCGGAGCTTATTGAACCGATACCCGAACCAAGTTCAATAGGTAATCTGCCGGACCTGGCTGCTGCCATGGAAGAAGCGTTGAAAAATCGCGCAGAGCTTGATGTGTATGACACCGAGCTTTCAGAGTTATCCCGCACTCTGGCTATCGCACAAGATAATCTTAAGCCTGGACTGGACCTTGTTGCAAGTTTCTACTCATCGTCTGACGATACAGGGCTGCTCTCACACTCCATTTGGGATGCAGGCAATCTGACGGCGGGTTTGGAGTATTCAGTGCCCCTGGACAAGCGATCACTCGTGGAGAGGCACAGTATCGCCGAGACGAATCTGCAGACCAAGCGTAGAATGAGAGTGTATGAAATGGAGCAAATTGCCCAGCAGGTAAGAGAAGCATATCGCGATCTGCAGCGGGCAAATACAACCGTAGATATATACGGACAAAACCTCGCGGTAGCTGAAGACAACTTGCGAATGGCTCAGATACGAGTCGACGAGGGTCTGACGGATAACCAGGAAGTCCTGAATGCACAGGAAGCGCTCACACAGGTTCAAAACTCACTCATATCAGCAAAAGTCTCACTCTATCTGGCGGCAGTGAACTTGAAATGCGCCATGGGCGAAGACCTGACAATAATGGGGGTTAAATGA